The following nucleotide sequence is from Pseudomonadota bacterium.
CAGCAGCCAGTCGGCGATGCCCTCATAGTCGCGCGCCCATCCGATGGCGGCCTCACCGACCACCGGTATCGCGCGCATGATCTGGGTTTCCGGAAACTGACATTTGATGCTGCGGGTCTGGTCGACCGAGAACAGCTCAATCGCCGCGCCGATGTGAACAACATCCGGCGTGGTCTCACGGATGACGCGCGCGACCTCGTCCGGACTGTCTGAGAGCGATAAGGCGATGGAAATTTTGCCCGGCGGCAGAGCCTCAAACGTCGCGCGCGCTTCGGCACCAGGGCGCTCGCGCGGGAAGGCGCCCGGGCCGACAAGCACGCCCATGTGGTCGACGCCCAGATCGGCGAGCTGACGGGCTTCCTCCGGTCCGGATACTTCATAGATCTGGGTCAACATCGGCACTGCCCTCGGCCCCCTTGGACGCGCTCGACCATACGCCGCGACAATCCTGTCACCAAGCGGTTGTCAGACAGCCGCGCGTCACTAGACTCGCGCGAGACTTGTGCAAGGGAATTCCATGAACACTTCGTTTGTCGAACAGGCTGTGGCGCCCGGCGACGGCACACTGATTCTTGGCGTCTTTTCCGACGGCGCCTTCGACGCCGTCACGCAACCCTACGACACGGCATGCGGCGGCGCGCTTCGCCGGATCGTTGACGCCAGCCGGTTCTCCGGCAAGCGTGACGATACCCTGGACGTCACGGCCTCGTTCGACGGCGCGGCACGCCAGGTCGTCCTTGTCGGCCTCGGCGAACCCGACAAACTGGACGCACGGGCTTGGGAAGAGATCGGCGGAGCGCTTGCCGCTCACCTGACGACGACGGGTCAAACGGCTGCTGTCCTGGCCCTCGATACGCCTGTGGACGCGCCGCTCTCCGGCGGTAGGGCACTTGCCCATGTCGCTTTGGGCCTGCGCCTGCGCGGCTACAGTTATGATCGTTACCGGACGTCAAGGGATGACGATGCCCCCTGTCGAATCGACCGGTTGACGGTCGCAACACACGAAGTCGAAACGGCGCGGGCGGCCTGGCAAGACCTAGACGCCGTCGCAGGCGGTATCGAACTCGCCCGCGATCTCGTCAACCAGCCAGCCAACGACCTTTTCCCTGTGTCGTTTGTCGAGCAGATCGGATCCTTGGCCGATCTCGGCGTCGATATCGAAGCGCACGGTCCGGACTATCTGAGCGAACAAGGCATGGGCGCCATGCAGGCGGTCGCACAGGGCAGCGGTCATGAACCGCGTCTGCTGATCCTGCGCTGGTCGGGCGCCGATGACCCGGATGCCGCGCCACTCTGTTTCATCGGCAAGGGCCTGACTTTTGACAGCGGCGGCATCTCGATCAAACCGGCCAAGGGCATGGAGGAAATGAAAGGCGATATGGCCGGCGGCGGCGCCGTCGTCGGCGCGCTGCAGGCGCTCGCCGCACGCAACGCCGGGGTCAACGCGGTCGGGATTGTCGGCCTCGTCGAGAACATGGCCGGCAGCCGCGCCTATCGACCGGGTGATGTCCTGACGTCGAAAGCCGGCTGGACCATCGAGGTCTTGAACACCGACGCGGAAGGCCGCCTGGTTCTGCTCGACCTGCTGGCCTATGCGGTCGAGCGTTTCGAGCCGGCCGCCATGATCGATCTGGCGACGCTGACCTATGACATCATGGCCGGTCTGGGCCTCGTCTACAGCGGCATGTACACCAACGCCGACGCGCTTGCCGCCGACTTGGAAGCTGCATCGGCCGCCAGCGGTGAGAAGCTGTGGCGCATGCCGCTGGATCAGGAGTACGAGGACAACCTGGGCTCCGACATCGCCGACTTGCGCCAGTTCGCCGAGCCCGGCGACTACGCGGACGCGGCCCATGCCGCGCAGTTGCTGCAGCGTTTCGCGCGTGGCCGCCCGTGGGCCCATCTGGACATCGCCGGCAAGGAGATGGCCTATGACGACAAGCCGCTCTGCCCCAAGGGCGGCACCGGCGTCGGCGTGCGCCTGCTCGACGCCTTCGCGCGAATCCGCGAGGACAGCGGCGATCCGGACAGCTAGGATGCCGCGCCAAACATCAAATCGGGGAACACCATGCGGGCAAGCTATGATCTTCAGGGCCGCAAGGCGCTGGTCACCGGCGGTGCGTCGGGCATCGGCCTGGGCGCGGTCGAGGCGTTCTTGCGCTGTGGCGCCAGCGTCGCCATCAACGACCTGCCGAGCTCGCCGCGTCTGGCCGAGGAAGTCGAACGTCTGAAGTCGGAAGGCCATGACGTCGTCGCCGCGCCCGGGGATGTCGGCAATGCCGACGACGCACCACGCATGATCCGCGAAGCCGCCGAGGCACTCAACGGCCTGGACTACTTGATCAACAACGCGGGCACGCCGGGCACCTCGCTGCCGATCCCGGCCGCCGATTTCGATGCCCAGGATGAAGCGTTCTGGGACAAGCTCTTGAACGTCAATCTGATCGGCCCCTATCGCTGCACCAAGGCGGCGACACCGTTCCTGAAGGCGTCCGGCGGCGCGATCGTCAACACGGCGTCGATCTCGGCCCACGGCGGCGGCGGCTCCAGCTCGGTCTATTGCGCGACCAAGGCAGGGCTGGTGAACTTGACCAAGGAGTGGGCGCGCGCGCTGGCGCCAGACGTGCGCGTCAACGCCATCGCGCCGGGCGCGGTCGACTCGCCCTGGGAGTGCCGCTTCCCCGACATGTTCGACGATATCGAAAACATCGTGCCGCTGAAGCGTGTGGGGTCGCCGGACGACTATGGCGACACCATCCTGTTCCTGTCGGCCGGCGCCGACTACGTCACGGGCCAGACACTGAACGTCGACGGCGGCCTGACCACATAACCGGGGGATTACATCCATGAAACTTGTGCGCTACGGCAGGCCGGGCAAGGAAAAGCCGGGTTTGGTCGACGATTCAGGCGCGATGCGCTCGTTGGCCGACGAAATCGATGACATTGATCCGTCCGTCCTGTCGGCGGCGGCGCTGAAGCGTCTCAGCCGGATTGACCCGGCGAGCCTGCCCAAGGTGCGCGGCAAGCCGCGCCTGGGTCCGCCGCTTGCCGGCATCAATAAGATTATCTGCATCGGCCTCAACTACACCGACCACGCTGAGGAGGTCGGCATGGCGGCGCCCGACAAGCCGATCGTCTTCTTCAAACCGACAACGACTCTGTGCGGCCCCAACGACGCGATCGAGCTGTTGCCCGACAGCCGCCATGGCGACTGGGAGGTCGAGCTGGGCGTCGTCATCGGGCGCGGCGGCAAGAACATCGCCGAGGCCGATGCGCTGAAGCATGTCGCCGGCTACTGCACCTGCCACGATGTCTCCGAGCGCAAGTTCCAGGGCTACGGCTCCGGTCAATGGGTACTCGGCAAGTCTGGCGACACGTTCTGTCCGCTCGGCCCCTGGCTGGTCACCGCCGACGAAGTGCCCGATCCCCAGAATTTGAGGCTGTGGTGCGAGGTCAGCGGCAAGATGATGCAGGACGGCACGACCGCCAACATGATCTTCCCGGTCGCCCACCTGATCAGCTTCGTCAGCCGCTTCATGTCGCTGGAGCCCGGCGACGTCATGGCAACCGGCACGCCCGCCGGCGTCGGCCAGGGCAAGAAACCGCGGGTGTTCCTGAAGGCCGGCGACAAGGTGCGCATGGCGGTCGAGGGGCTAGGCGAACAGGAAAGCGATATCGTCGCGCCTGCCTGACATGACAAGCGCCCAGCCCAAGCTCGACCGCAGCCTGGGTCTGGGCGCGGTCGTGCTGTTCGGCCTGGCCTATATGGCGCCGATGATCGTCTTCGGCACCTTCGGCGTCCTGGCGGACAAGTCCGAAGGCACGGCGGCGGGGGCTTATCTGGTGGCGCTGGCCGCCATTCTGCTGACCGCCTACAGCTATGGGCGCATGACCTCGATCCATCCGGTATCGGGGTCGGCCTATAGCTACACAAGGCGCACGATCAACGCCCATGCCGGGTTCCTGGTCGGCTGGGCGGTCCTGCTCGACTACTTCTTCCTGCCCATGGTGATCTGGCTGATCGGCGCCGCCTATCTGGGCGCGGCGCTGCCCGACATCCCGTCGTGGATCTGGGTCGTCGCCTATGTCGTCCTGACGAGCGCGATCAACATCATCGGCATCCACTTCGCCAGCAGGGTGAACTTCATCCTGATGGTCGCTCAGTTTCTGATCGTCGCAGCGTTCATGGCGCTTGCCGCGCATTACGTTGTTGAGGTCTCGGACGGCGGCTCGCTGCTGTCGGCCGACCCCTTCTTCCAGCCGGGCGTGCCGTTCTCGGCGACACTCGCCGGCGCGGCGCTGGCGGTCTATTCGTTCCTGGGCTTCGATGCCGTCTCGACCCTGGCCGAGGAGACCATCGAACCGCGCAAGACCATGCCGCGCGCGATCTTCCTGATCGCGCTGATTGGCGGCGGCGTCTTTATCGGCGCCTCCTATGTCACCGAACTCGCGCATCCCTCGACCCAGTTCCAGAACGAGGACGCCGCGGCGTTCGAGATCGCGCGCAAGGTCGGCGGCGACATCTTCGTCACCGTCTTCCTGATCGGCATGGTCGTCACCCAGTTCACCGCCGGCCTGTCGGCCCAGGCGAGCGTCGGGCGCCTGCTTTACGCCATGGGCCGCGACCGCGTCTTGCCGCGCCGCGTCTTCGGCTACCTCAACGCGCGCTTCAAGACACCGGTCTTCAATATCGTCATGGCCGGCCTGTTCGGCCTGCTCGCCATCGCGCTCGACGAGGCAACCTCGACCTCGTTTATCAACTTCGGCGCCTTCACCGCCTTCACCTTCGTCAATCTCTCGGTGATCGCGCACTACCTGCGCCACCGCCATGACGGCGAACGGCGCGGCCTGTTGCTGTGGGTCGTCGTGCCGGGCCTGGGCGCCATTCTCGACCTCGGCCTTTTGGCGAGCCTGGACAAGGACGCACTGATCCTGGGCGTTGTCTGGCTCGCCATCGGGATCGGCTACCTCACCTACCTGACCAAGGGCTACAAGGTGCCACCCCCCGACCTCGACATCGAGGAGGCCGAGGGGGCGGGTTAGCGACGCTCCATCTACAGACCTAATCCACGATCAACTTAGTCAGGCCGGTTGTCGCGTTCGATGTCCGCTAACTGTCTGCCTTGCATGGTGGCCTCAAAAGCGTGGAGGCGTTTGTAGATCGACATCATCTCGACGATCGTTGTCCAGGAGTTGATGAGGTACTGGAACGAGCTTTCGACACGGCCGAAGGCGCGCACAATCTGCTGCAGGATACCGAGCGTGATCGTCGCGGAGACGATTGTCGGCCCAAGCGCAAAATAGGGTACGAGTACGCCGACCTGCAGGTAGCTGATGCGTACCAGGTTGAAGTAAAGGTAGTTCAGATAGAGCCGGAAATAGTTGCGTCGGACGTCGGCGAACAGTTGATCCAACGTCGGTGGCTGCGCGCGGCTGGGATCATCTTCGCCGAAGACAAGCTCTTTGCGATAGGCCGCCTCGACGCGTTGGTTGCGGAACTCCAGGCCCGGTAGGCGAATGCCGGCAAGCGCCACGAGACCGGTGCCGAACACAGACCACACGATAGCGATAACGACAAGCGCCTGGGGGATTTCGCCGATGATCGGTATCTCTTTGACGTGCTCCGACAGAGCCCAAAGAATCGGCAGGAAAGCGATCAGCGTCATTAGTGCATCGATCAGACTGACACCTAGGCTCTCCATGATGGCGGCAAAGCGCATGGTGTCTTCCTGAACGCGCTGCGACGCGCCCTCGATATGGCGCAGTCTCTGCCAGTTGGCGACGTAATAGTCGTTCATCGCCGTACGCCAGCGGAAGATGAAGTGGCTGACGATGAACCGATTGATGGAGGCGACGATGACAAAGACCATCGCGATCTCCAGGAAGTCCAGCAACAGCAGGTAGTACTCTGTCAGACTGATCGAGCCAGGCTCGCTTAGAGCCAACTGGACGGCATCATAGAAACGGCCAAACCAGTTGTTGATCATGACGTCGAGCTGAACCAGGAACCACGTAATGAAGATGATGATCGACGCCACGACGACCGACCACCAGAACCAGCGATGGGGCAAGAAGCGGTGAACCAGAAAGGCGAAGATGGCACCAGCGACGATCATGTACTGGTAAAGCCAGACATCGACGGCGAACAGGCGTTGGTTGGCGTAGGCATCCATCGCCATCTCGTCGGCCTCGGGCGGCGGGGCTTCGGGATAGCCGTAGCCAATCAGTCCGCCCAGGCTGAGCGACTCGCCGAGATCGGCGCCGAAGATGAACCAGATGGCCATCGACAGCCCGGTCCACACAAGAGCGGCGGGGAAAAAGATGCGGGGATTGGGAAAGAACGAATGAAACACCGGTCGGACCTCGTCGCTGGTTCGGCCGGGCCACCACGAGCGGCGCCCGACGCTCACGGTCGATGGCGCACACTGGGTGAAGCCGGGCCGACTTGCAACGAAGGCGTTGGCCCGCTCGCGGGATCGTTTGGCAGGCTTTTCGCCCGTTGATGACCGCCAATCAGGGCTACACTGCCGGCATCGTTTGACACCGGGCGAAGAGAGGGTCCGGCCATGAGACTACGTACCGCGACCAAAGACGACCTTCAGGCGATTGTGGCCCTGCTGGCCGATGACGTCCTGGGCGCGACAAGGGAGCGGCTGGAGGATCCTCTGCCTGCCGCCTATGTCGAGGCGTTCGACGCCATCGAACGGCAGTCCGGCAACCGGATCATTGTTGCCGTCGACGACAACGACGATGTCATGGGCTGCCTTCAGCTGACATTGACGCCGGGCCTCGCCCGCCACGGCATGATGAGGGCAACGATCGAGGCCGTCCGCATCGCCCGAAACCACCGCAACACCGGTCTTGGCGAACAGATGTTCAGATTTGCCATTGACGAGGCGAAGAAAGCGGGCTGCGGCCTCGTTCAGCTAACAACCGACCGGACCAGGCCCGACGCCCATCGTTTCTACGAGAGGCTCGGCTTCGAACCCAGTCACATCGGCATGAAACTCAATCTCTAGCTTGAGCCGATCAGGCCATAGAACATCAGGCCTGCAACCGGTCGACGACCAGGTTCTGGAAATGATGCACGGCGCTTTCCCAGTAGGCCGAGAACCGTGTCTCCATGCCGAGCTCGTCGCGCTGGGCGTGCTTGGTCTGGACCTCGCGCACCATGGGGAAGTCCTGCTCGCCGACCTTGATCCAGGCGTCGCGCACCGCCTCGCGGGTCGCGCGGTGTTCGTCGTCCGTCGCCGCCTCGCCGATGAAGTGAAAGGCGCGGCGCGTCGGCGTCCGATCATGGGCCATCGGATAATAGATGTTGGTGACGACGTGGTCGTCCAGGACGGAGACGATGGCGTTGGGCACGATAAAGAAGAGCACGAGCTCCCGCGAGAGCCCGTCTTCACCCACCTTCTTGCCGTTGTAATGGGGGAACATCGGCAGAGTGTCGCCGGTCAGCACTTCTGTCTCGCGTCGGCTGGCGATCGAGACATAGGTGTTGCCGCCCCGCTCGCCACGGAAGACGCCGCTCCTGGGTCCGATCTGAGGGTGAACCCAAGGCAGGTGGTAGTCCTCGCATCCGGTCTCGATGGCGAGCTTCCAGTTGCCGTCGAACTGCGCCTCGGTCGTCAGGCCTGAGAACTGCACGACCGAGAGGTCGTGGTCGGGGACACGCTCGTGAACCGGGCGGATGAAGTCCTCGAACGGCTCGGCTTGGCCGTCGATGTTGACGAAGACGAAGTGCATCCAGGTCTCACTGCGCACCTCGCGCAAGCCCAGCGTTGCCTTCTCGATGCCCGGCTGCTCGGCGCTGACCTTGCCGGTCGTCTCGTCGATGCCACCGATATCCGGCGTCGCGATCAGCCGGCCGTTGAGGTCATAGGTCCAGCCGTGCCAGGGACACTGCAGCCTTTGGGCCTTCTTGCAGGGCTCGGTCAGCACGGTCATCGACCTGTGCCGGCAGATATTGTGGAACACCTTGACCTCGCCCTGGCGGTTGCGTGCCACGATGAAGTCCCAACCGGCAATCGAAACCGGTTGGGCGTCGCCCGGCTCGGCAACGTCCGACTCATAAGCGATCGCCATCCAGCCGCGCGGGAAAATCATCTTGCGCTCCAGCTCGAAGAAGTCGGGGTCGGCATAGACTCGGCCCGGCAGGCCCTCGGCCTCGCCGACCGGACGGCGCAGGCACGCGACCTGTTCGGCGCTGACAAAGTCATCGAGATTGAGCTGTTTCATGATGGTCATGGGGTCGTCTCCTCTTCCGGTGCCGTATCGGCGGCAAACATGGCGAGCGTGCTGCTGATCAGTTGCGCGCGCCGCTCTGGCGAAAAGCGCTTGGGGTCAAGCGCGGTCCGCACGAATATGCCCTCTCCCAGGGCGACCAGCTGATCGGCGGTGTCGTCGGGGTCCAGGTGGCGTGGCAGATCGCCGACCGCGATAGCGTCCTCGACCTGCTCGCGGACCAAGCCGCGATAGCGGTCATAGAACGACATGTTCAGCGCACGATGGCGATCATCGATGGTCGCGCTGGACCAAAAGCCGAGAAGCGCGGCGACACGCCCGGACTTGAGCTCGCCCGGCGCCAGCGCTTCGATCGTCGCGCGTACCCGCGGCATGCCCGCGGGCAAGACCGCCAGGGTCTCCGTCAGACGTTCAGCGGTCTGCTCGGCGATCAGCTGATAAGCGAATGCCATGAGTTCACCGCGGTCGCGGAAATAGTGGTGAATAACCCCGGTCGTAAAACCGGCCTCACGCGCGATCTCGCGCAGCGTCGCGCCGTCAACGCCGTGCTTGGCGATCACGCGCCATGTCGCTTCGGCGACCTCTTCGCGGCGGGCATCATGGTTCACGACCTTAGGCATGGACGAGCGACCCTTTCATCGGCTATGACATCAGCCAGTTTTTTAACATGTCACATGTTATAAATAAATCTATCGAAGTCAAACACCGATGTGCCTATGACAAGGTTTATGTGAGGAAGTCGCCATGTCCGCGCCGCAAACCCTGACCGACACGCTGCCCGCCGCGTGGTACCACGATCCCGATCAGTACGAGCGTGAGCGCCACTTGATCTTTGCGCGCAACTGGTGGCTGGTTGGGCGCGAGGCCGAGCTCGATCGGGCCGGCGCCTATCTCACAGCCAATGTGGCGGGCTGGCCGGTGTTCGCCGTGCGCGACCGCGTCGGCGGCTTACGCGCCTTCCACAATGTCTGCCGCCACCGCGCAGGGCCCCTGTTCACCGACGCCGGCGGTCGCTGCCAAACCCTGCGCTGCCAGTATCACGGCTGGATGTATGGCTTTGACGGCAGCCTCAGAACGGCGCCGGGCTTCCCCGATTCAGGCGCCCTCGACAAATCGAAGTTCGGGCTGTTTCCCGTGCGCGTCGAAACCTGGCGGGGGCTTGTCTTTGTCTGTCTCGAAGAAGCCGCGCCGGACCTCGCAGCCTGGATGGGCGATGTCGATCGCCTGGTGGATGACTACCCGGCGACGGAGACGTTTGTCTTTCTTGACGAGACGACGATCGCCGGCGCCTGCGACTGGAAGGCCTATGGCGACAATTCGTGTGAAGGTTACCACCTGCCCTTCGTTCACGGAGCGCTGAATAAGGCGGTCTCCGATGCCGACATCCGGACCTACGAGAATGGCGGCTTCGTTGGTTTCCATGTCGACTACGGCGGCACGTCGGACGTGCGCGCCAACAAGGGGCTGTGGATCTATAAGTACCCCGGCCTGTTGCTGCACTACTCCGACCGCGCCCTCAACATCGAGCAGGTCGAGCCCGACGGCTCAGGTGCCATGACCATCCGCTCGTGGTACTGGTTTCCGGCAGGCGAGGAGGACTATGGCCGGTCCTACATCAAGGATTCCATCGCCGTGATGGACGAAGACATGGGAGTGTGCGTAAAGGTTCAGAAGAACCTGGAAGCCGGCATCTACCAGTCCGGCAAGCTGTCACCGGAAAAGGAGCCCGGCACCATCTTCTTCCAGGCTCTCATCCGCGAGGCGCTGGAGGCCGATCCGCCGCGCCTCGGTTTGGCCGCATGACTACACCCGTCCTCTATATCGGCAACAAAAACTATTCGTCGTGGTCGCTCAGGCCGTGGCTGGTCTTCGAGCATTTCGGTCTGCCGTTCGAGGAAAAACTGATTCCGTTGTTCGACGACAAATGGGATGCGGCAATCGCTGAGGTCTCACCGTCGCACAAGGTGCCGTGCCTGGTCGACGGCGATCTGACCATCTGGGAGACCCTGGCGATAATCGAGTATGCCACCGATCGCCATCCCCAGGCCGCTATCTGGCCAGACGGTTTCGAGGCACGCGCGGTCGCGCGCAGCGTTGCCTGCGAAATGCATGCGGGTTTTGCCGACCTGCGTTCGGCGATGCCGATGAACATCCGCAAGTCCCTGCCCGGCCGTGGCCATACGCCCGGCGCGCTGAACGATGTCGCTCAGATCCAGGAACGGTGGAACCGATGCCGCGGCGATTACGGCAGCGGCGGCGACTTCCTGTTCGGCGCCTTCTCGGCCGCCGACGCCATGTACGCGCCGGTCGCCAGCCGACTGTTGACCTATGGTGTCGACCTCGACCCCGTCTCGTCTGCCTATGTCGATGCGATCGTAGCGCTGCCGGCCATGCAGGCCTGGAGCGAGGCTGCGCGCCAGGAACCCTGGGTCATCGCCGAAGAAGAACTGGACTAACAGTCCTTCGACGGGTGCCCAATTCTGTTCGTGGTCGTTGCTTGTGTGTGCGATCGGACAGGTCTGCGCGCACAAAGGCCGCAGTCTAATTCTTGTCCAGGTCGTCCAGATAGCGAGACAGCGAGTCGAACTGGCCGTCCCAAAACGCGCGATATCCGTCCAACCATTCGGCGGCATCCTTCATCGGTGTTGCCATCAGGCTGCAGTACCTGGTGCGCCCCCGTTTGGTGACACGGACAAGACCGGCATCTGAGAGCACTCGGACATGCTTGGACACGGCCGTCAGCGACATCGCATACGGTGCCGCCAGATCGGATATGGGCATGTCACCATCGGCGAGCTGAGCAACGATCGCGCGCCGCGTGGTGTCGCTCAGCGCGGCAAAGGTTCGACTTAGATCGGGCATCGGTGGTGGACTCATTAGTGAACTAGTTGGTTGACTTTAACGTGTTCCCACGTTAGTGAACCGATAAGTTCACTGTCAACATCAACCTACTCACCGGAGACGAACCACCATGAAACTCTACGACGCAATGACGCCCAACTCGCTGCGCGTTCATGTTTTTCTCGCCGAGAAGGGTATCGAGGTCGATCGTGAGAAGATCGATGTCCTGGGCGGCGGAACGCGAACAGCTGACTTTCTGGCTATCAATTCTCTCGGAGAGCTCCCGGTTCTCGAAACGGACGATGGGCACATCCTGACAGAGAGCGTCGCGATAAGCCGATACTTGGAAGAGCTTTATCCCAATCCCCCGCTGATGGGCGAAAGCGCCTTTGACCAAGCGCGTATCGAGATGTGGAACCGGCGCATGGAGCAGCAGATCTTTGGACCGATTGGCAACGTGGGGCGCCACACCCTGCCGTTCTTCGCCGACAAGGTCGAACAGCTGGCCAACTTCGCCGAATCGCAGAGCCGCCTGTTCGATAGCAACTGGGCATGGCTCGACAGCGAGTTGTCAGACGACAGGCCTTTTGTCGCCGGCGACGCGTTCTCGATCGCGGACATTACGGGAATGGCCGCACTCTTCGTCTGTGACATCCTGCAAAAAACGTTGCCTGACAATTTGAGTTTCGCCAATCGGTGGGCACGGACGATGAAGGCGCGTGAGAGTTTCGCGTCACGTATGGTCAAGGCCGCATAAGCCAGCACGATATGGGGTCGCTTACGCGGCGCGGGCCGAAAAAGCTCGGGCTGCGTCTGCGTTCTTCCAGTCCTCTTTCCGCGATTGCGACAACCGGGTTGCCCTGTGCTGCAAAGCGCTGCAACGATCCTCGTGTGAAGACGCGCCGTTGACGTTAACGCGCAGAAGCGGCCGTTTTCCTAGCTCTTCTTCGACGCCACGTTCTCGCCCATCAGGCAGAGGATCTCCCACATCATCTGGGCGCCGGTCAGCGCGGTCTGGCCCGAGGGATCAAACGGCGGCGAAACCTCGACCACATCGCCGCCAACGATGTCGAGACCGCGCAGGCCGCGCAGCATCTGTTGCGCCTCAAAGGTGGTGAAGCCGCCGACCTCAGGCGTTCCCGTGCCCGGCGCATAGACCGGGTCCAGGCCGTCGACATCGAAGCTGATATAGGTCGGGCCGTCGCCGACCACCTCGCGCGCCTTGGCGATCACGGCATCGATACCCATAGCGTAGAGGTCCTCGATATGAATCACGGTCATGCCGGATTCATAGCTGAACGCCCACAATGGCTCGGCCGGCCCACGAATGCCGATTTGGATCGTGCGTTTGGGATCCAGCACACCATCTTCGACAGCAACCTTGAACGGTCCGCCATGATGGTGTTTGTGGCCGAACAGTTCCGGCCCTGTGTCGCAATGGGCGTCGAAGTGGATCAGACCGACGGGCCGATCGGCGGCGATCGCCTTCATGATTGGCAAGGTGATCGAATGGTCGCCGCCTGCGGTCAGCGGCAGAATGCCGGCGGCATGGACCTTCTTATAGAACGCCTCGATGTCATCCATGGCGCGCTCAAGGCTGTAGACACCCTCGATCAGAACGTCGCCCAGATCTGCCGATTCGGCGATGTGATAGGGCCGAATGCCGGTCTGATGGTTGGTATGGCCCATCAATGTCGACTGTTCGCGCAATCCCCGCGGGCCATGGCGCGCGCCGGGACGATTGGTCACGCCGCCATCGAACGGGACGCCGATCAAGCCGATCTCGACCCCATCCCAGTCGCCGTCGGCACGCAAGGGACGGCGCATGAAGGTCGCGACACCGGAGTACCGCGGACGATAGATCTCGCCTGACGGCATCAACAATTCGCGAACATCATCCTCCTGGTCCTTACCCATGCATCTGGCCCTTTTTCAACGTGTCGGTCGCGCCAATATAGACTCTAACAGCGGAGAAGACGCCATGACCGAGTTGTCACGCATCGCCAATCCGGCGCCCGGCTTCCAGGCGCATCCGAACTATCAGATCGAAATCCTACCATGCGCCAAACGCCTGCGCGCCATGTTCGGCGGCCAAACGGTGTTCGATACGCTCGATGCGGTCATCTTGCGGGAGACCGAACACCTGCCGGTCTATTACGTGCCGCGCGCCGATGCCGACATGGCGCTGCTGACCGGCAGCGACCACACGACCCACTGCCCATTCAAGGGCGACGCGTCCTATTACAGCCTGGCGCATGGCGACCGCGTGGCGGAGAACGCGGTCTGGACCTATGAAACGCCGTTCGACGAGTGCCGCTCCATCAAAGGTTACCTGGCGTTCTATTGGGACCAACTCGATCACTGGTACGAAGAAGACGACGAGGTCCACGTACACGCCCGCGATCCGAAGGCGCGGATCGACATCGTCGCGAGTTCGCGTCCGGTTCGCGTCGAAGCCGCCGGCGAGACCATTGCGGAGACAACGCGCGCGCGCTTCCTGTTCGAGACCGGTCTGCCGGTCCGCTACTACATGCCACTGGAAGACGTACGCCAGGATCTTCTTATCGCGTCGGATACAAAGACGCGCTGCCCGTACAAGGGCACGGCCAGTTATCACCACGTCAAGATCGGCCAAACCGTAATCAACGATGCGGTCTGGCACTACCCCGATCCACTCGACGAAGTCGGCCGGATCACCGGCTATCTCTGTTTCTATCCGGAAAAAGTCGGCCGTCTCACCGTCGACGGCAAGGACGTACCGTAAGGCGTTCAGTCCGACGTCCGCGCGTCCGACTCATTGCCGACCACAAGCGGCGG
It contains:
- a CDS encoding TetR family transcriptional regulator C-terminal domain-containing protein; this encodes MPKVVNHDARREEVAEATWRVIAKHGVDGATLREIAREAGFTTGVIHHYFRDRGELMAFAYQLIAEQTAERLTETLAVLPAGMPRVRATIEALAPGELKSGRVAALLGFWSSATIDDRHRALNMSFYDRYRGLVREQVEDAIAVGDLPRHLDPDDTADQLVALGEGIFVRTALDPKRFSPERRAQLISSTLAMFAADTAPEEETTP
- a CDS encoding aromatic ring-hydroxylating dioxygenase subunit alpha; amino-acid sequence: MTIMKQLNLDDFVSAEQVACLRRPVGEAEGLPGRVYADPDFFELERKMIFPRGWMAIAYESDVAEPGDAQPVSIAGWDFIVARNRQGEVKVFHNICRHRSMTVLTEPCKKAQRLQCPWHGWTYDLNGRLIATPDIGGIDETTGKVSAEQPGIEKATLGLREVRSETWMHFVFVNIDGQAEPFEDFIRPVHERVPDHDLSVVQFSGLTTEAQFDGNWKLAIETGCEDYHLPWVHPQIGPRSGVFRGERGGNTYVSIASRRETEVLTGDTLPMFPHYNGKKVGEDGLSRELVLFFIVPNAIVSVLDDHVVTNIYYPMAHDRTPTRRAFHFIGEAATDDEHRATREAVRDAWIKVGEQDFPMVREVQTKHAQRDELGMETRFSAYWESAVHHFQNLVVDRLQA
- a CDS encoding aromatic ring-hydroxylating dioxygenase subunit alpha, producing MSAPQTLTDTLPAAWYHDPDQYERERHLIFARNWWLVGREAELDRAGAYLTANVAGWPVFAVRDRVGGLRAFHNVCRHRAGPLFTDAGGRCQTLRCQYHGWMYGFDGSLRTAPGFPDSGALDKSKFGLFPVRVETWRGLVFVCLEEAAPDLAAWMGDVDRLVDDYPATETFVFLDETTIAGACDWKAYGDNSCEGYHLPFVHGALNKAVSDADIRTYENGGFVGFHVDYGGTSDVRANKGLWIYKYPGLLLHYSDRALNIEQVEPDGSGAMTIRSWYWFPAGEEDYGRSYIKDSIAVMDEDMGVCVKVQKNLEAGIYQSGKLSPEKEPGTIFFQALIREALEADPPRLGLAA
- a CDS encoding glutathione S-transferase family protein, encoding MTTPVLYIGNKNYSSWSLRPWLVFEHFGLPFEEKLIPLFDDKWDAAIAEVSPSHKVPCLVDGDLTIWETLAIIEYATDRHPQAAIWPDGFEARAVARSVACEMHAGFADLRSAMPMNIRKSLPGRGHTPGALNDVAQIQERWNRCRGDYGSGGDFLFGAFSAADAMYAPVASRLLTYGVDLDPVSSAYVDAIVALPAMQAWSEAARQEPWVIAEEELD
- the sbmA gene encoding peptide antibiotic transporter SbmA, whose protein sequence is MFHSFFPNPRIFFPAALVWTGLSMAIWFIFGADLGESLSLGGLIGYGYPEAPPPEADEMAMDAYANQRLFAVDVWLYQYMIVAGAIFAFLVHRFLPHRWFWWSVVVASIIIFITWFLVQLDVMINNWFGRFYDAVQLALSEPGSISLTEYYLLLLDFLEIAMVFVIVASINRFIVSHFIFRWRTAMNDYYVANWQRLRHIEGASQRVQEDTMRFAAIMESLGVSLIDALMTLIAFLPILWALSEHVKEIPIIGEIPQALVVIAIVWSVFGTGLVALAGIRLPGLEFRNQRVEAAYRKELVFGEDDPSRAQPPTLDQLFADVRRNYFRLYLNYLYFNLVRISYLQVGVLVPYFALGPTIVSATITLGILQQIVRAFGRVESSFQYLINSWTTIVEMMSIYKRLHAFEATMQGRQLADIERDNRPD
- a CDS encoding GNAT family N-acetyltransferase codes for the protein MRLRTATKDDLQAIVALLADDVLGATRERLEDPLPAAYVEAFDAIERQSGNRIIVAVDDNDDVMGCLQLTLTPGLARHGMMRATIEAVRIARNHRNTGLGEQMFRFAIDEAKKAGCGLVQLTTDRTRPDAHRFYERLGFEPSHIGMKLNL